Proteins from a genomic interval of Methanohalophilus levihalophilus:
- a CDS encoding cupin domain-containing protein → MIITEVKNADAKSNPHGVDVRSLYNSEHGQMVHITLNPDQKLLKHVTPVDAAVYILEGEAVVEVGDEEEQVGKDTLIEFPKGIPHLVRNAGKAPLRFLVVKMPRPEKSTKFL, encoded by the coding sequence ATGATAATAACAGAAGTCAAAAATGCAGACGCCAAATCAAATCCTCATGGCGTAGATGTCCGTAGTTTATATAATTCGGAACACGGGCAGATGGTCCATATAACTCTTAATCCTGATCAGAAGCTGTTAAAACATGTGACTCCAGTGGACGCTGCCGTTTATATCCTTGAAGGTGAAGCAGTAGTTGAGGTCGGGGACGAAGAAGAACAAGTGGGAAAAGATACTCTTATTGAATTTCCCAAAGGAATTCCGCATTTGGTGAGAAATGCCGGTAAAGCTCCTTTACGTTTCCTGGTCGTGAAAATGCCCAGGCCTGAAAAATCCACAAAATTCCTGTAA
- a CDS encoding glycerophosphoryl diester phosphodiesterase membrane domain-containing protein, producing the protein MDHEQIFSDTWNVFRKDFVTYIIATLIVSVGSILVITAPPLFYGIYYMVLKGIRGEEIEIKDVFEGFNYFVKSWVFAIVAVILLAIGFMLLFIPGLVLMVLLIYALPLLVIRDYGGVDAIKESIEIGRANFVDTLILAIVIWIISAIGGYVVVGFLITLPIVAIAETIATMRMLEARPDEYTDITEDAEFEEVEESKQINEPEEAHSQDDDGTEREQAI; encoded by the coding sequence ATGGATCATGAACAGATATTTTCAGACACATGGAATGTGTTTAGAAAGGATTTTGTCACTTATATCATTGCAACTTTGATAGTATCGGTAGGTTCAATACTGGTTATAACTGCTCCACCTTTATTCTACGGTATATACTATATGGTTCTGAAGGGTATTCGGGGAGAAGAGATTGAAATAAAAGATGTTTTTGAAGGTTTCAATTACTTTGTCAAGAGCTGGGTATTTGCTATAGTAGCCGTTATTCTGCTGGCTATTGGATTTATGCTTCTCTTTATTCCTGGACTCGTGCTTATGGTACTCCTGATCTATGCACTTCCACTTCTGGTAATCCGGGACTATGGTGGAGTAGATGCCATTAAAGAAAGTATTGAGATAGGTAGGGCGAATTTTGTAGATACCCTGATCCTTGCAATTGTAATCTGGATTATCAGTGCCATTGGCGGTTATGTGGTAGTAGGTTTCCTGATTACGCTTCCAATTGTGGCCATAGCAGAAACAATTGCAACCATGCGTATGCTCGAAGCCCGCCCTGATGAATATACCGACATCACAGAAGATGCTGAATTCGAGGAAGTTGAAGAATCCAAACAAATCAACGAACCTGAAGAAGCACATTCACAGGATGATGATGGCACCGAAAGGGAACAGGCCATCTGA